One stretch of Actinomycetota bacterium DNA includes these proteins:
- the truA gene encoding tRNA pseudouridine(38-40) synthase TruA, translating into MAAKIALLVAYDGTDLHGFARQPTRRTVQGLLEGSLSQLLRVSIRTTGAGRTDAGVHAAGQVVSFEAPDGTDPEWVASRLNRRLGPEVSIRGAAAVSASFDARFSAKRREYEYHLYRSTPPDPFLDRFAVHVPGPLDLKAMRVAAKAFIGEHDFSSFCRRGEGSLVRRVRAITMSAPAPERLVIRVIADSFCHQMVRSLVGLLLDVGRGKRPASDARRALAARDRAAAGPVAPAKGLILRSVAYARSPFGLTPPPGAGSIQGR; encoded by the coding sequence ATAGCCGCGAAGATCGCGCTCCTGGTCGCCTACGACGGTACCGACCTCCACGGCTTCGCGCGCCAGCCGACACGGCGCACGGTTCAGGGCCTGCTCGAAGGATCCTTGTCCCAGCTGTTGCGCGTCTCCATCCGCACGACCGGTGCGGGGCGCACGGACGCGGGGGTACATGCCGCCGGGCAGGTTGTCTCGTTCGAAGCTCCCGACGGAACCGATCCCGAGTGGGTGGCGTCGCGGCTGAACAGGCGGCTGGGGCCCGAAGTGTCGATCCGCGGGGCCGCCGCGGTTTCCGCTTCTTTCGATGCGCGGTTCAGCGCGAAGCGGCGCGAGTACGAGTACCACCTGTACCGCTCGACGCCCCCAGACCCATTCTTGGATCGCTTCGCCGTGCACGTCCCCGGGCCGCTCGACCTAAAGGCGATGCGTGTAGCCGCGAAGGCGTTCATCGGCGAGCACGACTTCTCGTCGTTCTGCCGTCGCGGCGAGGGCTCGTTGGTGCGCCGGGTGCGGGCGATCACCATGTCCGCGCCCGCGCCGGAGCGCCTGGTGATCCGGGTGATCGCCGACTCCTTCTGCCACCAGATGGTGCGATCGCTCGTTGGGCTGCTGCTCGACGTCGGCCGGGGCAAACGGCCCGCGTCGGACGCTCGGAGAGCTCTCGCAGCGCGCGATCGAGCGGCCGCCGGGCCGGTCGCGCCCGCGAAGGGGCTCATCCTTCGATCCGTGGCCTATGCCCGCTCACCGTTCGGGTTGACCCCACCCCCCGGCGCCGGTAGCATTCAGGGCCGCTGA
- the rplM gene encoding 50S ribosomal protein L13, with translation MKTFSPKPIDIKRAWWVVDADGQVLGRLAAEIAHVLRGKHKPIFAPHADTGDYVIVINAKSVKLTGNKAEQKMYVRHSGYPGGITQIPYTKLLATRPSFAVEKAVRGMLPHNRLGRAMFRKLKVYDGPEHPHGSQDPQPRAMLNGQRKGA, from the coding sequence GTGAAGACCTTCTCTCCTAAACCAATTGATATCAAGCGCGCCTGGTGGGTCGTCGATGCGGACGGCCAGGTGCTCGGCCGCCTCGCGGCCGAGATCGCCCATGTGCTGCGCGGCAAGCACAAGCCGATCTTCGCCCCGCATGCGGATACCGGCGACTACGTGATCGTGATCAACGCGAAGTCCGTGAAGCTGACCGGAAACAAGGCGGAGCAGAAGATGTACGTGCGGCACTCAGGTTACCCGGGCGGCATCACGCAGATCCCCTACACCAAGCTGCTCGCAACACGCCCCTCGTTCGCGGTCGAAAAGGCCGTACGGGGGATGCTCCCGCACAACCGGCTCGGGCGCGCGATGTTCCGCAAGCTCAAGGTCTACGACGGGCCCGAGCACCCGCACGGCTCGCAGGATCCACAGCCGCGGGCGATGCTCAACGGCCAACGGAAGGGAGCCTAG
- the rpsI gene encoding 30S ribosomal protein S9, producing the protein MATLGETVRATGRRKEAVARVRLIPGTGQFKLNGRTLEDYFPRPVLRMIVVEPLKLTNTIDAYDIWARIEGGGMSGQAGALRHGIARALVEADPTLRPELKRRGMMTRDARAKERRKYGLKKARKAPQFSKR; encoded by the coding sequence GTGGCGACACTCGGCGAGACCGTCCGCGCGACGGGACGGCGCAAGGAAGCCGTCGCGCGCGTCCGTCTGATCCCCGGAACCGGCCAGTTCAAGCTCAACGGTCGCACACTCGAGGACTACTTCCCGCGCCCGGTGCTCCGCATGATCGTGGTCGAGCCGCTGAAGCTCACGAACACGATCGACGCCTACGACATCTGGGCGCGCATCGAGGGCGGCGGCATGAGCGGCCAGGCCGGCGCACTCCGTCACGGCATCGCCCGCGCGCTGGTCGAAGCCGACCCGACCCTGCGCCCCGAGCTGAAGCGCAGGGGCATGATGACGCGGGACGCGCGAGCCAAGGAGCGCCGCAAGTACGGCCTCAAGAAGGCTCGCAAGGCGCCGCAGTTCTCCAAGCGCTAG